A genomic region of Thiohalophilus sp. contains the following coding sequences:
- a CDS encoding cold-shock protein, with protein MTNGTVKWFNESKGFGFITPEDGGKDVFVHFSAIVGDGFRTLAEGQQVSFEVEQGPKGPQAARVTAA; from the coding sequence ATGACTAACGGTACCGTTAAGTGGTTTAACGAATCCAAGGGTTTCGGCTTTATCACCCCGGAAGACGGTGGCAAGGACGTCTTTGTCCATTTCTCCGCCATTGTCGGTGATGGCTTCCGGACTCTGGCTGAAGGCCAACAGGTCAGCTTTGAAGTCGAACAGGGCCCCAAAGGCCCGCAGGCAGCCCGCGTTACCGCCGCCTGA